One genomic segment of Pagrus major chromosome 13, Pma_NU_1.0 includes these proteins:
- the LOC141006783 gene encoding RAC-beta serine/threonine-protein kinase-like, giving the protein MNEVNIVREGWLHKRGEYIKTWRPRYFILKSDGSFIGYKEKPDLNDQTLPPLNNFSVAECQLMKTERPRPNTFVIRCLQWTTVIERTFHVDSNEEREEWMWAIQSVANSLKMREQEEEEPMDVFGSPSQSSLEEMEVAMSKSCTKVTMSDFEYLKLLGKGTFGKVILVKEKSMGVHYAMKILRKEVIIAKDEVAHTVTESRVLQNTRHPFLTTLKYAFQTHDRLCFVMEYANGGELFFHLSRERVFTEDRARFYGAEIVSALEYLHSRDVVYRDLKLENLMLDKDGHIKITDFGLCKEGITPDATMKTFCGTPEYLAPEVLEDNDYGRAVDWWGLGVVMYEMMCGRLPFYNQDHERLFELILMEEIRFPRNLSPEAKSLLAGLLKKDPKQRLGGGPDDAKEVMSHKFFITINWQDVVQKKLTPLFRPQVTSETDTRYFDEEFTAQTITLTPPDKYNSLDCEDPSQQAHFPQFSYSASIRE; this is encoded by the exons ATGAATGAAGTTAATATAGTCAGAGAAGGCTGGCTGCATAAAAGAG GTGAATATATCAAAACATGGAGGCCCAGGTATTTCATCCTGAAGAGTGACGGTTCCTTCATTGGTTATAAGGAGAAGCCTGATCTAAACGACCAGACTTTACCGCCTCTCAACAATTTCTCAGTGGCAG AATGCCAGTTAATGAAGACTGAAAGACCCCGGCCCAACACATTTGTCATCCGTTGCCTACAGTGGACCACTGTCATTGAACGTACCTTTCATGTGGACAGCAATGAGGAGAG AGAGGAGTGGATGTGGGCAATCCAGTCCGTGGCAAATAGTCTGAAGATGcgggaacaggaggaggaagaaccAATGGATGTCTTTGGCTCACCCAGCCAAAGTAGCTTGGAGGAGATGGAAGTGGCTATGTCTAAGAGCTGCACCAAAGTG ACAATGAGTGACTTTGAGTACCTGAAGCTGCTTGGGAAGGGGACGTTTGGGAAGGTTATTCTGGTCAAAGAGAAGTCCATGGGAGTACATTATGCCATGAAAATACTGCGCAAAGAGGTCATTATAGCCAAG GATGAGGTGGCCCACACAGTTACAGAGAGCAGAGTGTTACAAAACACACGACACCCCTTCCTCACG ACACTAAAATATGCCTTCCAAACCCACGATCGACTCTGTTTTGTCATGGAATATGCCAACGGAGGCGAG CTTTTCTTCCACCTGTCACGCGAACGAGTGTTCACAGAAGACCGGGCACGCTTCTATGGTGCAGAGATTGTGTCAGCACTTGAGTACCTCCATTCACGTGACGTTGTTTACCGCGATCTGAAG TTGGAGAATCTGATGCTGGACAAAGACGGCCACATCAAAATCACTGATTTTGGTCTTTGTAAGGAGGGCATTACCCCTGATGCTACCATGAAAACCTTCTGTGGAACTCCAGAATATCTGGCACCTGAG GTCCTAGAAGATAATGACTACGGCCGGGCAGTGGACTGGTGGGGTCTGGGTGTAGTCATGTATGAGATGATGTGTGGCCGTCTGCCTTTCTACAACCAAGACCATGAGCGTTTGTTTGAACTCATCCTCATGGAGGAGATCCGCTTCCCCAGGAACTTGTCACCCGAGGCCAAGTCCCTGCTGGCTGGTCTTCTCAAGAAGGACCCCAAACAGAG GTTAGGTGGAGGTCCCGATGATGCCAAAGAAGTAATGAGTCACAAATTTTTCATCACCATCAACTGGCAGGATGTGGTACAGAAGAAG CTCACCCCACTCTTCAGACCACAAGTGACATCAGAGACAGACACCCGGTACTTTGATGAGGAGTTCACAGCGCAGACCATCACACTCACTCCTCCAGACAAGT ATAACAGTCTGGACTGCGAGGACCCCAGCCAGCAAGCACATTTCCCCCAATTTTCTTACTCTGCTAGCATAAGAGAGTGA